The proteins below are encoded in one region of Phaseolus vulgaris cultivar G19833 chromosome 1, P. vulgaris v2.0, whole genome shotgun sequence:
- the LOC137814361 gene encoding CLIP-associated protein-like: MEEALELSRAKDTKERMAGVERLHQLLEASRKSLSSSEVTSLVDTCMDLLKDNNFRVSQGALQALASAAVLSGDHFKLHFNALLPAIVDRLGDAKQPVRDAARRLLLTLMEVSSPTIIVERAGSFAWAHKSWRVREEFTRTVTAAINLFAATELPLQRAILPPVLHLLNDPNPAVREAAILCIEEMYTQAGPQFRDELHRHNLPSSLVKDINARLEGIQPKVRSSDGISGGYITGEIKHLSVNPKKSSPKAKSSSRETSLFGGEGDITEKPIDPVKVYSDKELIREIEKIASTLVPEKDWSIRIAAMQRVEGLVIGGAADYPCFRGLLKQLVGPLSTQLSDRRSSIVKQACHLLCFLSKDLLGDFEGCAEMFIPVLFKLVVITVLVIAESSDNCIKTMLRNCKVARVLPRIADSAKNDRNAVLRARCCEYALLVLEHWPDAPEIHRLADLYEDMIKCCVKDAMSEVRSTARMCYRMFAKTWPERSRRLFASFDPAIQRLINEEDGGIHRRHASPSIRDRGGLTSLASQTSAPSNLPGYGTSAIVAMDRSSSISSGTSISSGILLSQAKSLGKGTERSLESMLHASKQKVSAIESMLRGLDLSDKHNSSFRSSSLDLGVDPPSSRDPPFPAAVSASNHLTSSLTTESTASGINKGSNRNGGLGLSDIITQIQASKDSAKLSYHSSVGIEPLSSISSYSSKRASERLHERSSLDDNIDIRETRRFMKPNHEKQYLDAPYRDGNFRESHNSYVPNFQRPLLRKNVAGRMSAGRRRSFDDNQLSLGEVPNYAEGPSSLHEALSEGLSSGSDWSARVAAFNYLHSLLQQGPKGVIEVVQNFEKVMKLFFQHLDDPHHKVAQAALSTLADIVLACRKPFEGYMERILPHVFSRLIDPKELVRQPCAATLEVVSKTYSIDSLLPALLRSLDEQRSPKAKLAVIEFAINSFNKHSMNPEGAANIGILKLWLAKLTPLVHDKNTKLKEAAITCIISVYSHFDSTAVLNFILSLSVEEQNSLRRALKQYTPRIEVDLINYLQNKKERQRSKSSYDPSDVVGTSSEDGYVGYSRKAHYLGRYSAGSLDGDGGRKWSSQDSTLVKDSLGQASFGETQEPLYQNFETDPNSGSLASKTKDLVYAVNPIVQNFTSQTSQHRHVESSISLEGLSTPRLDVNGLMSSEHLNVAEGYVNDKEYSSELGLNHHTAEDVKINSITEAGPSIPQILHMVCSGADGSPVSSKRTALQQLVDASITNDHSIWTKYFNQILTVVLEVLDDSDSSVKELALSLIVEMLKNQKGAMENSVEIVIEKLLHVTKDIIPKVSNEAEHCLTIVLSQYDPFRCLSVIVPLLVTEDEKTLVICINCLTKLVGRLSQEELMAQLPSFLPALFEAFGNQSADVRKTVVFCLVDIYIMLGKAFLPYLQGLNSTQLKLVTIYANRISQARTGKTIDAVQD; encoded by the exons ATGGAGGAGGCGCTGGAACTGTCACGCGCGAAGGACACGAAGGAGAGGATGGCGGGAGTGGAGCGCCTCCACCAACTTCTCGAAGCTTCCAGAAAGAGCCTCTCGTCTTCCGAGGTGACCTCGCTCGTTGACACTTGTATGGATCTCTTGAAGGACAATAACTTCCGCGTCTCGCAGGGCGCGCTCCAGGCGCTCGCCTCCGCCGCCGTCCTCTCCGGCGACCACTTCAAGCTCCACTTCAACGCACTCCTCCCCGCCATCGTCGACCGTCTCGGCGACGCCAAGCAGCCCGTCCGAGACGCCGCCAGGCGcctcttgctcactctcatggAG GTTTCTTCTCCAACAATAATTGTTGAAAGAGCAGGGTCCTTTGCTTGGGCACATAAAAGCTGGAGAGTTAGAGAGGAGTTTACACGAACTGTCACAGCTGCAATTAATTTATTTGCAGCTACAGAGCTCCCACTTCAACGGGCTATCCTCCCCCCT GTGTTGCATTTGCTTAACGATCCAAATCCTGCTGTTAGAGAAGCAGCTATTTTGTGCATTGAA GAAATGTATACACAAGCTGGGCCTCAATTTCGTGATGAACTTCACCGCCACAATCTTCCTTCATCTTTG GTGAAAGATATTAATGCAAGGCTTGAAGGAATTCAGCCGAAAGTTCGCTCTTCAGATGGTATTTCAGGTGGATATATTACTGGGGAAATTAAGCATTTGAGTGTTAATCCCAAGAAAAGTAgtccaaaggctaaaagctcctCCAGGGAAACCTCTCTTTTTGGAG GAGAAGGTGACATCACTGAGAAACCCATAGACCCTGTGAAGGTATATTCAGATAAGGAGTTAATCAGGGAAATTGAGAAGATTGCATCTACTCTTGTGCCTGAAAAAGACTGGTCAATTCGAATTGCTGCCATGCAGAGAGTTGAAGGTCTTGTTATAGGAG GTGCTGCGGATTATCCTTGTTTCCGTGGGCTCTTGAAGCAACTTGTTGGGCCTTTAAGTACACAATTGTCAGACCGAAGATCTAGCATTGTGAAGCAG GCTTGCCATCTATTGTGCTTTTTGTCAAAGGATCTCTTGGGTGATTTTGAAGGATGTGCTGAAATGTTTATACCA GTCCTTTTCAAGCTGGTTGTGATTACTGTGCTTGTAATTGCAGAGTCTTCAGATAACTGCATAAAAACG ATGTTACGCAACTGCAAAGTTGCTCGTGTTCTTCCACGTATAGCTGATAGTGCAAAAAATGATCGAAATGCTGTACTTCGTGCAAG GTGTTGTGAATATGCTCTTTTGGTCCTGGAACATTGGCCTGATGCGCCAGAAATACATCGATTGGCTGATTTATACGAGGATATGATAAAGTGTTGTGTTAAAGATGCAATGAGTGAG GTTCGATCTACTGCAAGGATGTGCTATAGAATGTTTGCAAAAACTTGGCCAGAGCGATCTCGTCGTCTATTTGCATCCTTTGACCCTGCCATTCAAAGG TTAATAAATGAAGAGGATGGAGGAATACATCGGCGACATGCTTCACCTTCCATTAGAGATAGAGGTGGACTGACGTCATTGGCTAGTCAAACCTCGGCTCCTTCTAATCTACCTGGTTATGGAACTTCTGCTATAGTTGCGATGGATAGAAGTTCGAGTATATCATCAGGGACATCTATCTCCTCTGGTATACTTCTATCACAAGCCAAGTCACTTGGGAAGGGTACAGAACGTAGTCTGGAAAGCATGTTACATGCAAGCAAGCAGAAGGTTTCTGCTATTGAAAGCATGCTTAGAGGCTTGGATTTGTCCGATAAGCATAATTCATCTTTCCGGTCATCGAGTTTGGATCTAG GAGTTGACCCTCCATCATCTCGTGATCCACCTTTCCCTGCAGCCGTTTCTGCATCTAATCATCTGACAAGCTCTTTAACAACAGAATCAACTGCTTCTGGCATCAATAAAGGTAGTAACCGAAATGGTGGTCTTGGTTTGTCTGACATAATCACCCAGATTCAAGCTTCAAAAGATTCTGCCAAGTTGTCCTATCATAGCAGTGTTGGTATTGAACCTTTATCATCAATATCATCATATTCAAGTAAAAGGGCCTCTGAAAGATTACATGAAAGAAGTTCACTTGATGATAACATTGATATTAGGGAGACTAGGCGATTTATGAAACCCAACCACGAAAAGCAGTATTTGGATGCCCCTTACAGAGATGGAAACTTTAGGGAATCACATAATAGTTATGTGCCTAATTTCCAGAGACCACTATTGAGAAAGAATGTGGCTGGACGCATGTCTGCTGGCAGGAGGAGGAGTTTTGATGATAATCAGCTATCTCTTGGAGAGGTGCCAAATTATGCAGAAGGACCCTCATCGCTTCATGAAGCTTTGAGTGAAGGACTTAGTTCAGGTTCTGACTGGTCTGCTAGAGTTGCTGCCTTTAATTATCTTCATTCTTTGTTGCAGCAAGGGCCAAAGGGAGTTATAGAAGTTGTTCAGAATTTTGAGAAGGTAATGAAGTTGTTTTTCCAGCACTTGGATGATCCCCATCATAAAGTTGCACAAGCTGCTCTTTCAACACTTGCAGATATTGTTCTTGCATGCCGAAAGCCTTTTGAAGGTTACATGGAAAGAATATTACCCCATGTGTTTTCTCGGTTAATTGATCCTAAAGAACTTGTCAGGCAGCCATGTGCAGCAACTTTGGAAGTTGTGAGCAAAACTTACAGTATAGATTCTCTTTTACCGGCACTACTACGCTCACTAGATGAACAGAGGTCTCCAAAGGCTAAATTGGCTGTTATTGAATTTGCAATCAATTCCTTTAACAAACATTCTATGAATCCAGAAGGTGCTGCTAATATTGGCATCCTAAAATTATGGCTTGCTAAGTTGACCCCTTTGGTTCATGACAAAAATACAAAGCTTAAAGAAGCAGCTATTACATGCATTATATCAGTGTATTCTCACTTTGATTCGACTGCTGTTCTTAATTTCATTCTGAGTTTGTCAGTTGAAGAACAAAATTCTTTGAGACGAGCTTTAAAACAATATACCCCTCGCATTGAAGTAGACCTAATCAACTATCTGCAgaacaagaaagaaagacaacgTTCTAAGTCTTCCTATGATCCATCTGATGTGGTGGGAACATCCTCTGAAGATGGATATGTTGGTTACTCTAGGAAGGCTCATTACCTTGGAAGGTATTCTGCTGGATCCCTTGATGGTGATGGTGGTAGGAAATGGAGTTCCCAGGATTCAACACTAGTGAAAGATAGTCTTGGTCAAGCATCATTTGGTGAAACTCAGGAACCTCTGtatcaaaattttgaaactgaTCCTAATAGTGGCAGTCTTGCTTCAAAAACTAAAGATCTTGTTTATGCAGTCAATCCAATAGTTCAAAACTTTACCTCTCAAACTAGCCAACATAGACATGTGGAAAGTAGCATAAGCTTGGAGGGTCTTTCAACTCCTCGTCTTGATGTAAATGGTTTGATGTCATCAGAGCATTTAAATGTTGCTGAAGGCTATGTAAATGACAAGGAATATTCTTCTGAATTGGGACTTAATCATCACACGGCAGAAGATGTAAAGATTAACTCCATAACAGAAGCAGGACCCAGCATTCCTCAAATTCTTCATATG GTATGCAGTGGGGCTGATGGAAGCCCTGTTTCAAGTAAACGGACTGCACTTCAACAATTAGTTGATGCTTCTATAACAAATGATCATTCTATTTGGACCAAG TACTTCAATCAGATTTTGACAGTTGTGCTTGAGGTACTGGATGATTCAGATTCCTCAGTTAAAGAGCTTGCTCTTTCACTAATAGTTGAAATGCTTAAAAACCAG AAAGGCGCAATGGAGAATTCTGTTGAGATTGTAATTGAGAAGCTGCTTCACGTTACAAAAGATATCATTCCTAAG GTCTCCAATGAAGCAGAGCACTGCCTGACCATTGTTTTATCTCAGTATGATCCATTCAGATGTTTAAGT GTCATTGTCCCTCTACTGGTTACTGAGGATGAGAAAACACTTGTCATTTGCATAAATTGCTTAACAAAG CTTGTAGGGCGGCTTTCTCAGGAGGAACTAATGGCTCAGTTACCCTCGTTTCTGCCCGCACTTTTTGAAGCTTTTGGTAACCAGAGTGCAGATGTTCGTAAG ACCGTTGTTTTCTGCCTTGTGGATATTTATATAATGCTTGGGAAAGCATTCTTGCCATATTTACAAGGGCTTAACAGCACACAGTTGAAGTTGGTCACCATTTATGCAAATCGAATCTCACAAGCCAGGACAGGCAAAACAATTGATGCCGTTCAAGATTAG